In one Ananas comosus cultivar F153 linkage group 12, ASM154086v1, whole genome shotgun sequence genomic region, the following are encoded:
- the LOC109718813 gene encoding adenylate isopentenyltransferase 3, chloroplastic-like yields the protein MCGLPSFHPRDGGGRSKVVVVMGATGTGKSRLAIDLALRLGGEVINCDKMQVYAGLNVITNKVTPEECAGVPHYLLGVAPPDADFTAADFRREATLLVDLIARRGRLPIIAGGSNSYIEELIEGNGGEFCSQYDRCFLWVDVELPVLHDFVADRVDRMVERGLVQEVKQVFDPDNNDYSKGIRKAIGVPEMDRYFRSEGTAVDEAERRRLLADAIDDIKASTCRLTCCQLEKIRRLRTLPGWDVRRVEATEVFLKKGKEAADEAWERMVAGPSTQIVQEFLYGLKNDDLELQRRGIKKDLSNKTVAFTAAASAIESRFSTTTGLAVVGAAV from the exons ATGTGCGGCCTGCCGTCGTTCCATCCCCGCGACGGCGGGGGGAGGAGTAAAGTCGTGGTGGTGATGGGCGCTACGGGCACGGGGAAGTCGCGCCTCGCCATCGACCTCGCCCTCCGTCTCGGCGGCGAGGTCATCAATTGCGACAAGATGCAAGTCTACGCCGGCCTCAACGTCATCACCAATAAGGTCACTCCGGAGGAGTGCGCTGGCGTGCCGCACTACCTCCTCGGTGTCGCCCCTCCTGACGCCGACTTCACCGCCGCAGACTTCCGTCGTGAGGCTACCCTGTTG GTAGACCTGATTGCGAGGCGTGGCCGGCTCCCCATAATCGCGGGAGGTTCCAACTCGTACATCGAGGAGCTGATCGAGGGGAATGGCGGGGAGTTTTGCTCGCAGTACGATCGTTGCTTCCTGTGGGTGGATGTAGAGCTGCCGGTGCTGCATGATTTTGTGGCGGACCGCGTGGACCGTATGGTGGAGCGTGGTCTGGTGCAGGAG GTGAAACAAGTGTTCGACCCCGACAACAATGACTACTCGAAAGGGATACGGAAAGCGATAGGGGTGCCGGAGATGGACCGGTACTTCCGGTCGGAGGGGACGGCGGTTGACGAGGCGGAGCGTCGGCGGCTTCTAGCGGATGCGATTGACGATATCAAAGCGAGCACTTGCAGGCTCACCTGCTGCCAGCTAGAGAAGATCCGGCGGCTGCGCACGCTGCCCGGGTGGGACGTCCGTCGGGTGGAGGCGACGGAGGTGTTCttgaagaaagggaaggaggcGGCCGACGAGGCCTGGGAAAGGATGGTGGCTGGCCCCAGTACTCAAATTGTTCAGGAGTTTTTGTATGGATTGAAGAATGATGACTTAGAGTTGCAAAGGAGAGGTATCAAAAAGGATCTAAGCAATAAAACAGTAGCTTTTACTGCAGCAGCTTCTGCAATTGAGAGCAGATTCTCCACCACTACTGGTCTTGCTGTTGTGGGAGCCGCCGTTTAG
- the LOC109718384 gene encoding serine/threonine-protein kinase Tao-like, translating into MEPRRGAAAVPPPPPRPPQPKPAGNPVATPPPPPMPESKGMETYDYFFGPEYTVPPPTLGQLEEQVPPSWPERRDLDTDRRPNKVSSADDPVVTIAPEKEAAPPRPPPTKAVKKVKQGGGGGGGGGSVHHQHAASAGAAVPMESSLKKGKAVAVASVAGQPSLNLVQLLNQIDDHFLQAFLSAHEVSKMLESTRMHYHSNFVDKRGRIDHSARVMKAITWNRSFKGLPQTDDANDDFDNDEWETHATILDKMLAWEKKLYDEVKAGELMKIEYQRKVALLNKQKKRGVRPEVLEKTKSAVSHLHTRYIVDMQSMDSTVSEINRLRDHQLYPKLVDLVDGMGKMWGTMYEHHRSQLKIATGLRAFDISLAPKETSEAHHDRTIQLCEVVREWHSQFQKLMLHQKEYIKALNSWLKLNLIPIESSLKEKVSSPPRQADPPIKKLLHAWNDFLDKLPDELARAAINSFAEVIHNIVVYQQDELKSKHKCDETRKELDRKKKQFDDWRRKYMERRASMGEENTTEGGEGGNPDPVVERKIAVEALEIRLKEEEENHKKQCKQVREKSLGSLRMHLPELFRSLSEFAIAISEMYKKLWSITQSQEEDED; encoded by the exons atggagcCGCGCCGTGGcgccgccgccgtgccgccgcctccgccgcggccgccgcagCCGAAGCCCGCCGGGAATCCGGTGGCgacgccgcccccgcccccgatGCCGGAGTCGAAGGGCATGGAGACCTACGACTACTTCTTCGGGCCCGAGTACACCGTGCCCCCGCCCACCCTCGGCCAGCTGGAGGAGCAAGTGCCCCCTTCCTGGCCCGAAAGACGCGATCTTGACACCGATCGCAGGCCAAACAAGGTTAGCAGTGCCGACGATCCTGTCGTCACGATCGCTCCGGAGAAGGAGGCAGCGCCGCCTCGGCCGCCTCCGACAAAGGCGGTGAAGAAGGTGAAgcagggaggaggaggaggaggaggaggagggtcgGTGCACCACCAGCATGCGGCATCGGCCGGAGCGGCGGTGCCGATGGAGTCTTCTTTGAAGAAGGGGAAGGCGGTGGCTGTGGCTTCCGTGGCGGGGCAGCCCAGCCTGAACCTGGTGCAGCTCCTGAATCAGATCGATGACCATTTCCTCCAGGCGTTCTTGAGTGCTCACGAGGTCTCGAAGATGCTCGAATCCACCCGCATGCACTACCACTCCAACTTTGTCGATAAACGAG GACGCATTGATCATTCGGCAAGAGTTATGAAAGCCATTACGTGGAATCGGTCGTTTAAAGGATTACCTCAAACAGATGATGCAAATGATGATTTTGATAATGATGAATGGGAAACACATGCCACCATACTGGATAAGATGCTTGCTTGGGAGAAAAAACTATACGATGAAGTGAAG GCTGGTGAGCTTATGAAAATCGAATATCAGAGAAAGGTGGCGTTACTCAATAAGCAAAAGAAACGTGGTGTTAGACCCGAAGTACTTGAGAAGACCAAATCTGCTGTTAGTCACTTGCATACGAGATACATTGTTGACATGCAATCCATGGATTCAACAGTTTCAGAAATTAATCGCCTGCGTGATCATCAGCTCTATCCAAAACTAGTCGACCTTGTTGACGG TATGGGCAAGATGTGGGGGACAATGTATGAACATCATCGTAGCCAGCTTAAGATCGCGACGGGCCTCAGAGCCTTCGACATCTCGCTTGCCCCAAAAGAGACGAGCGAAGCACACCATGACCGGACCATCCAGCTATGCGAAGTCGTGAGAGAGTGGCACTCGCAGTTCCAGAAACTCATGTTACATCAGAAAGAGTACATCAAAGCCCTGAACAGTTGGTTAAAACTCAACCTCATACCTATCGAAAGCAGTTTAAAAGAGAAAGTTTCATCTCCACCTCGACAAGCTGACCCTCCGATCAAGAAGCTTCTGCATGCTTGGAACGATTTTCTCGACAAGCTTCCAGACGAGCTTGCTCGCGCAGCCATAAACAGCTTTGCAGAAGTGATACACAATATCGTGGTTTACCAACAGGATGAGCTGAAGTCGAAGCACAAGTGCGATGAGACTCGAAAGGAGTTAGACAGAAAGAAGAAGCAGTTTGACGATTGGCGCCGAAAATATATGGAGAGAAGGGCGTCGATGGGTGAAGAAAACACTACAGAGGGTGGCGAAGGTGGCAATCCAGATCCCGTGGTGGAGAGAAAGATTGCAGTGGAGGCTTTGGAGATCAGGttgaaggaagaggaagagaatcATAAGAAGCAGTGCAAGCAGGTGAGGGAGAAATCACTTGGGAGCCTTCGAATGCACCTTCCGGAACTGTTTAGGTCTTTGTCGGAATTTGCAATCGCCATATCGGAGATGTATAAGAAGTTGTGGTCGATCACTCAGTCGCAGGAGGAAGATGAGGACTAA
- the LOC109718419 gene encoding uncharacterized protein LOC109718419: MGCAQSKIELEESVARCRERKQQLRGAVVSRNAFAAAHSAYAVALKNTGAALSDYAHGESLHPHHLTHLHHLSHSASASHPLHRLLPEHVVVHPPADLPLPKPPRKPAK, translated from the coding sequence ATGGGGTGCGCGCAGTCCAAGATCGAGCTGGAGGAGTCGGTGGCGCGGTGCCGCGAGCGCAAGCAGCAGCTCCGCGGCGCCGTCGTCTCCCGCAACgccttcgccgccgcccacTCCGCCTACGCCGTCGCCCTCAAGAACACCGGCGCCGCACTCTCCGACTACGCCCACGGCGAGTCCCTCCACCCCCACCACCTCACCCACCTCCACCACCTCTCCcactccgcctccgcctcgcaccccctccaccgcctcctcccGGAGCACGTGGTGGTGCACCCGCCCGCCGACCTCCCCCTCCCCAAACCCCCTAGAAAGCCGGCCAAG
- the LOC109718865 gene encoding lipase-like isoform X2, with protein MIELIVDVQNCLQAFVGFSHDLNSIIVAFRGTQKSSIRNWIEDLYWKQLDLHYPGMPEAMVHCGFYSAYHNTTLRPEIINAVQSAMKLHGDVRIIVTGHSMGGALAAFCALDLTVNYGIQDIQVMTFGQPRVGNAAFASYFHKKVPQAVRVTNGNDIVPHLPPYYSYFPEKTYHHFPREVWLHEVGIGSLSHLVEEICDGSGEDDSCSRSVYGDSISDHLNYFGVELRADARGSCKFIIHNSEIQYDEKLGGDVILLRNPTEESLVISS; from the exons ATGATAGAGCTGATTGTTGATGTACAGAATTGCTTACAG GCATTTGTTGGATTTTCTCATGATTTGAACTCCATTATTGTGGCATTTAGAGGCACTCAAAAAAGCAG CATAAGGAACTGGATTGAGGATCTATATTGGAAGCAGCTCGATCTGCACTACCCAGGCATGCCGGAAGCGATG GTTCACTGTGGGTTTTATTCTGCTTATCATAATACGACTCTGCGTCCTGAGATCATAAATGCTGTTCAAAGTGCTATGAAACTCCATGGCGATGTCCGTATCATTGTTACAGGGCATTCAATGGGAGGGGCTTTGGCTGCATTTTGCGCTCTTGATCTTACT GTCAATTATGGAATTCAAGATATTCAGGTCATGACTTTCGGGCAACCTCGCGTTGGTAATGCTGCTTTTGCTTCCTACTTCCATAAGAAGGTACCACAAGCGGTTCGTGTGACCAACGGGAATGATATAGTGCCACATTTACCACCATATTATTCTTATTTCCCCGAAAAGACGTATCATCACTTCCCGCGAGAG GTATGGCTCCATGAGGTGGGAATCGGAAGCCTTTCTCACCTAGTCGAGGAGATATGTGACGGTTCTGGGGAGGACGACTCTTGTAGCAG GTCTGTATACGGTGACAGTATATCAGACCATCTCAATTATTTTGGCGTTGAGTTACGTGCTGATGCCAGGGGTTCATGCAAGTTTATAATACATAACAGTGAGATTCAGTATGACGAAAAACTTGGTGGTGATGTTATCTTGTTAAGGAATCCTACTGAGGAATCACTAGTAATATCAAGTTGA
- the LOC109718865 gene encoding lipase-like isoform X1: MSPRLCVILLVLITLFAFSGGREIKIKQSDDNHIYNHTLARTLVEYASAVYITDLTALYTWTCSRCNDRIKGFRMIELIVDVQNCLQAFVGFSHDLNSIIVAFRGTQKSSIRNWIEDLYWKQLDLHYPGMPEAMVHCGFYSAYHNTTLRPEIINAVQSAMKLHGDVRIIVTGHSMGGALAAFCALDLTVNYGIQDIQVMTFGQPRVGNAAFASYFHKKVPQAVRVTNGNDIVPHLPPYYSYFPEKTYHHFPREVWLHEVGIGSLSHLVEEICDGSGEDDSCSRSVYGDSISDHLNYFGVELRADARGSCKFIIHNSEIQYDEKLGGDVILLRNPTEESLVISS; the protein is encoded by the exons AAATCAAGATCAAGCAATCGGATGACAACCATATTTACAATCACACCCTTGCCAGAACACTCGTGGAATATGCATCTGCT GTGTACATAACAGATCTTACTGCTCTTTATACATGGACCTGCTCAAGGTGTAATGATAGGATTAAG GGGTTTAGGATGATAGAGCTGATTGTTGATGTACAGAATTGCTTACAG GCATTTGTTGGATTTTCTCATGATTTGAACTCCATTATTGTGGCATTTAGAGGCACTCAAAAAAGCAG CATAAGGAACTGGATTGAGGATCTATATTGGAAGCAGCTCGATCTGCACTACCCAGGCATGCCGGAAGCGATG GTTCACTGTGGGTTTTATTCTGCTTATCATAATACGACTCTGCGTCCTGAGATCATAAATGCTGTTCAAAGTGCTATGAAACTCCATGGCGATGTCCGTATCATTGTTACAGGGCATTCAATGGGAGGGGCTTTGGCTGCATTTTGCGCTCTTGATCTTACT GTCAATTATGGAATTCAAGATATTCAGGTCATGACTTTCGGGCAACCTCGCGTTGGTAATGCTGCTTTTGCTTCCTACTTCCATAAGAAGGTACCACAAGCGGTTCGTGTGACCAACGGGAATGATATAGTGCCACATTTACCACCATATTATTCTTATTTCCCCGAAAAGACGTATCATCACTTCCCGCGAGAG GTATGGCTCCATGAGGTGGGAATCGGAAGCCTTTCTCACCTAGTCGAGGAGATATGTGACGGTTCTGGGGAGGACGACTCTTGTAGCAG GTCTGTATACGGTGACAGTATATCAGACCATCTCAATTATTTTGGCGTTGAGTTACGTGCTGATGCCAGGGGTTCATGCAAGTTTATAATACATAACAGTGAGATTCAGTATGACGAAAAACTTGGTGGTGATGTTATCTTGTTAAGGAATCCTACTGAGGAATCACTAGTAATATCAAGTTGA